The DNA segment AAATCGGCAGAGCATCGCAACTATTATTCTCTGTACTCGTTTCCCCCGGCGAACATCTACATGATGCCCGACAAAACCATCGTCTTTGAATTTGCCCTGGCAGGATACCGGGATACCCAGGTTTCCCTGGAGTTCTCCGGCGACTACATGGTGCTCAGTGCCGCTGAACCCGAGGCATGCGCCAACGCGGACCAGGTTATCTTTTTTCACCGACGGCTCAAACTCAAGGAGATCCCACCCCAGAAGTACTACGTTCCCGAAGACAAGTTTGACCGGGAACAGGCCAAGGCGGTCTTCCGCAACGGCATTCTCAAGGTAACAGTCCCCTCCCGGGAAGAAGTGAGAAACCCTGGGGGAATGAAGATCAAGATCGTCAGCGACGAGGACTAACCGCCAAGAACCGAGATCCGAAGGCGAAACCCGCTGTGGCGCCGTACATTCAGGACGGCGCCTCCTTCAAAGATCAGGTACTGCCCCCGGATTCCCTGAAGAATGCTCTCTACCAGGGGAGTTTTTGCCAGGTTCACTGACTTGACCTTCTCCGGCGGGGCAATCACAGGATAGGAGATCGTCAGCGGCTCAGCCTGGCCGGGTTGCACCAGATATTCCGTTAGCTCCGGCTCACAGTCAGCCAAAAGCTCCCGTACCCGTTGCAGTTCCACTGCCAGATCCACGGGATCAGCCGGTGTCTCGTCTTTCAGCATACGCTGCCAGGCAGTCCGGTCTGTATAGAGCGCTTTCATGGCCACCTCGATCCGCCCCGCCAGCTGGCGGTAGGGAACGCGGGCGATCACCACCGCCCAGGAGGCTCCCTGGTCTATCCAGCGCACAGGAACCTGGGTCAGTCGGGTGACCCCTACCTTCAGGGCGCTGGACCGGGCAAAGTAGACGGCGTGGGGCTGGTTGTGATGGTCTTCTTCCCACTGAACGTCCCGGCCGCGCCCCAGGTGAGCCTCACACAGTTCCGGTTTCACGATACACTCGGCCGCCTCGGGGGCGTTGCGAAAACAGGGGTAGCAGAATCCCTCGCCAAAAACTTTTTTGAGAGCGGTCCCGCAGCGAACACAGGCGTACTCACCCCGGTGCTCCAACCGCAGGGGTTTGCCCAGAAAGGTGCTGATGGGAAGAGTCCGAACCGCCGCCGGAGAGGTGCCAACCCCCGACCGGGGATCTTCAAGCCGCATTTCGTAAGCCACCTGGCCACTCTCAATCCGGACAGGCATCTTTACTGCTATTCCCGTTGCTTCCATGGCCCTATCTTGCACCGACCGGGAGGGGCGCGTACAGTACGTGCCATGTATAGATTGATCGCAACAGACATTGATGACACCCTTCTGGCCCCGGACGGTTCCTTTCCCGAGGTTAATCGGCTTGCTCTGGCGCGCTTGCACCGCCAGGGTGTGGCGGTGGTTCTCAGCTCGGGCAGAGCCACCGTAAGCATGAGGCCCTTCGCCGAGAAAATTGGCCCCGCCGACGATACGGAGTATCTCATTTCCTTCAACGGGGCCCGGGTGAGTACCGTGAAGTCCGACACCGTTCTGTTTCAGCATCTTCTGTCTCAGGAGGCGGTGAGAATCGTCATGGAGTACGCCCGGAAGGAATCCCTTCTCGTTCACGGGTACCGGGACGAGTCCTTTCTGACTGAACAGGACCATCCCCGCAGCGCTCGCTACGCCCGGGATACGGGAATGAACTGCCTGCAGACACCCGATATGGCAGCAGACCTTCCCCTGGGTTCACCCAAACTGCTTGTTATCGGAGATCCCCGGGAATTGCCGCGCCACAGGGACGAGTTGATAAAACGCTCCCGGGGCCTCTTCGACGGAGTCTTCTCAAAGCCGGAATACCTGGAAATCATGGCCCCCGGGGTGAGTAAGGGCAAGGCCCTGCACGAACTGGCGGGGCACCTGAAAATTCCCCTGGAGGAAACCATTGCTCTGGGGGACAGCCTGAACGATCTGGAGATGATCGCCACAGCGGGGCTGGGGATCGCCGTGGCCAACGCCCGGGACGAGCTGAAAGGTGTGGCCGATCTGGTGCTGGCCCAGACCGCATCCGAAGGGGCTGTCGCAGAGGTGGCGCGCCGTTTTTGGAGCATCACCGCTTGACACAAGAGGCCCCTGTCGCTACCATGTTCCACGGTTGTTGCCCGAGTGGCGGAACTGGTAGACGCGCTAGGTTCAGGGTCTAGTGTCCTTACGGACGTGGAGGTTCAAGTCCTCTCTCGGGCACAAAAGGCCGTCGGTCATTGCAGACCGGCGGCCTTTTTGTTTTTTCTGGCCTTTGCATTTTCTGCCCTTCCGCTCCCCGCCCGGACCAGATCCCGCAGATTTCCCCGAAAAAATCCGGCCAGTCTTGAACCCCGGCATCCCATGAACTACCCTTTCTGTACCGTGGACACCACAACGTTGCATGGGCCGAAAGTAACCGTCAGCACCTCGTTCCTGCGGGACAGGGCGTTGTTATTGCTGGCAGGACAGGCTTTTTTTACAGGACTCTCCTTCGGGTTGCTCTTCAACGTGGCCTATACCCTGCTGGTGGTGGAGTTTGGTTCCGCCGGCCTGAGAACCGTCTATGTTCTGGTGGGGGTGACCGTTCCCTTCTTCACGATCGGTTTCAACGCGCTGGAAGGGAAACTCCATCTAGCCAGGACATCCCTGATCGTCACGGCCCTTTTCACGGTTCTTTTTTTCCTGGCCTATTTTGCCTTGCTCTTCCTGAACCTTTCCTGGGTCATCTACGCCCTTATGGTGATGAATACCATGGGAACTCTCTACCTGATGATGCTGCGGGGATCCCAGGCGGTGGAGATCTACGATGCCAGAACGATAAAAAACCGCTACCCCAAGATTACCGGCGGGGAGATACTCGCCGTGGTTCTTGCCGGTATCATGGTGGGCCCCCTGACAACTCTCACGGGCTCCCTGGAACGGCTCCTGATTGTGGGAGGGGTCTCCATGACAGGTGCGTTCCTGATGGTTTTGATGGTTGTCGGTGAGTACATCGGCCCGGCAGAGGCCCGGCACCACGCCCATCGTCACGAACAGAGCCGGCGCAAAAGCGATCACGGGGTCCGGGCCTTCCTGGCAATTCTGGGAAAACGCTATACCCTGCTGGTTTTTGGATACCAGATGATCACCTCCATGATCTCCCTGCTGGTGCAATATATTGTGTACTCCCAGGCGCAGCGCTTCTTTTTGACCCAGTCCGAGATGAGTCAGTTCATTGGTCTGGCAAAATCTGGGACAACCGCTGTGAGCTTCCTCTTTCTCAGTTTTGCAGCGGGGCGCCTGTTGATACGCTTTGGTATGCCCCTGGGCCTGGCGGGAAGCCCTGCGGGAGTATCAGTAATGCTTGTGGCTGCTCTGGTAGCAGGCCTGGTCGAGGGAACTCCCGGCAGATGGTTTTTTATCCTGGTAGTGGTCTCCCAGTTTGTCGACTACGCAATGTATTCCGGTTTCGTAAAAACCTCTATCCAAAGCGCCTTCCAGCCGTTGCCTCCAAAAGAACGGGATATCGTTCATACCTTTGCCCAGGGGATCGGAATTCCCGTCAGTTACGGCCTGGCGGGGCTGTTGCTTGTCTCCTTCGCCCGGATGACGCGCTACACCCCAACCGTGGCGGCCTACCTCACACTGATAGTGACGGGCCTCTGCGGAGTGGTGGGATTCTTTCTCTACCGGGCCTATAGTGCCCAGCTCCGCAAGACCCTCAGCCGGCGGAACATTGGCGAGATGGAACTCAATCTGGAAGACGCATCCACAATGCAGGTTGTGGACCGGCTTCTTGAAGCGCAAGACCCCTGGATCCTTCGTAGCGGTCTGGACCTTCTGGAGAAGGCGGCCCACCCCTCATATACCGATAGAATCCGGGACCTGCTGGAACGCCCTTTGCAGACAGAAGCCCGGAGGGATCTGCTGGAGCGGATAGAACGGGCGAAACCAGCCTGGGGAAAGGATGCCGCGGAGCGGGCGGTTCTGCAATCGGACGATACGTCCCTCCGCTCTGCAGGAATCAGGGCGCTCTGCGCCACCGTGGATGAGCCGGCCAGTTCTGTGTCGGAATATCTCGAGAGCCCCTCTCCGGAGATCAGAAGCGCCGCCGTAAGCGGATTATTCCTCTACGGAGGAATTAATGGAATCCTTCAGGCTGGAAACGTCTTCAACTCCATGCTTGGTAGCTCTGATATCCAGGAGCGGGTCGAAGCGGCAAGCATACTGGAACGAACAGGAATCAGAAATTTCTACCATCCCCTGATAGGTCTGCTGAAAGACCCCTCGGAGAGCGTGGTTACGGCATCTCTCAAGGCAGCTGGCATGGTCTGCCACCCGGCACTGATCCCGGAAGTGCTTCCCTGGATTGATCCGGTAAGCACCCGGGCCGAAGCCATCTCCGCTTTGGTCAGGTTTGAGGGAGACCTTCTTCCCTGGTTAAAGAGGTGTCTCGAGGGGGATCCGGAAATTCCTTTCCCTCGATCGATCAGAATGATCCGCCTCTGCGCCCGGATTTCCGATCCTCGGGTGGGAACGCTTCTCGAAGAGGCCCTCATGACCCGGAGCAACGGCGAGATGGCGGCAACGGTTCAAAGCGCTCTCTCGCAACGGGGCTACCGGGCCGTATCACCGGAGACAAGAAAAAGAGTTCTGGAACGGATTCTGGAAAACTCGGAAAAGGCAGCCCGGATTCTTGTGGCAACCCATCTGCTTGAAGCCCTGCACCAGGAGATCAGACCTCTCATATCTGCGCTTCAGGACCAGTACCGGCGACAGGAGGACCGGATTTTCACCCTCTGCACCCTGCTGTACAATCCCGACGAGATCATGGGAGCCCGGGGAAAAATAATGGAGGGCACGGCAAAACAGAAAGCCCTGGCAAGTGAGATGCTCGATGTGCTCCTGGAGCCCGAGATCAAGCGTCATGTGATTGCCGTGATCGAAAATACAGAAACCGGGGATATCCCGCTACTCCGCGAGCTCTTTGGTTTATCCGTCATTGACGGGCACGGGCAGATACAAGAAATCCTGACCCAAAACGATCTTTGGCCGGAACAATGGTTGCGCACCTGCGCCGAGTACGCGGCTGCCGTGACGGGAATAGCCGGTCACACCCTGGAGGAATCTATGCTGACCACAATTGAACGGGTGATGACCCTGAAAGCTGCCGATATATTCTCCACCATTCCCGATGCAGTACTGGCACATATCGCTTCTATCGGAGAGGACGTGGACGCTCCGCCAAAGGAAACTTTTATAAAAAAAGGCGAGATGGGCGACTGCATGTACATCATTCGGGAGGGACGGGTTTCGGTCCACGATGAGACCAGGAGCTTCGCCGAACTCGGGCCGGGTCAGGTGGTGGGAGAGATGGCCGTCCTCGATCCAGAGCCACGGTCCGCCTCGGTAACAGCCCTGGAGGAGACAAGTCTGCTCAAGATAGAGAAAGACGCCTTTGACTCGGTTATGGCCGATCACCCCGGGATTGCCCGGGGCGTTATTCATGTCCTCTGCAACAGGCTGCGGAACAGTCTGAAAAAGTAGACCCCCTTATTTTGGTGGATACTGCCGGGACCGGTCCATCGCCTTCTCTATCGTCTCGTACCCGGTACAACGACAGATGTTTGACTGAAGCCAGACCTGGCGCTCGATCCCGGGAGCGACTCCGGGCCATCGGCGGAGAAAGGCATCACCGTTGACGATAAATCCTGAGGTGCAATAGCCGCACTGAAAGCCCTCGGCCTGTTCGAAAGCCCTCTGAACCGGAGTCCCCTGCAGCCCCTCGATGGTGGTAATCGCCGTTCCTGCTACATCCACTGTCAGGGTGTAGCAGGACTTGATGGGAACTCCCGCAACCTGAACGGTGCAGGCACCGCAATCACCGTTCTCACACCCCCGTTTTGTCCCGGTGAGCCCCAGACCGCGGCGTAACGTGTGCAGGAGCGTGTCTCCGGGTCGAACCGCAACCTTACGATTCTCGCCGTTTATCAGAAGCACCAGTTCCGTCAATCCCTGGAAAATTTTCATCAGAAACGCTCCTTAAAATCTTCACGGTAATCTTGCATCAGGCAAGCGCCTCCATTCCCGCAGCCAGGCCCTGAAGAGCAACACTACGCCGGTAGTCCCTGGCGCCCCGCAGATCGGCCTTGTATTTCAGGCCCTCCGCATCCAGGGCCGCCCCGGCACGCTGCAATCGATCCGCTTCCGTGGGGCTGGCAAAATCACCAGAAAAACCACTGTTCAGAACTTCCTCGGCACGAAATGCCCGCAGGGGATACCCGAAAACTCCCGTCAGGGCCAGCCGATACCGGCCATCAAGCTGTACCAGCACCAGGGTCGACAAGGGATAATCCACAGGACCACCGGTGGTTCTTCGCTCGTAAAACCACCCGCCCCGGTCTCCCCGAGCCAGCGCGGTCACTCGTCCTGGTGCGTTTTCCAGGTGAATCACTCCATCTGACTCCAGCCCCGCTACGAGGGCACTCTCCAGACTGAAAGAGAGCGCCAGCTCTCCTTCTTCCAGTTTCAACCGTTTTGAGAATCGTTCCTCCACAGAACTCCAGGTCAAGCTTCCGGGCTCAGCGAGACTTTCAAGCTCTCCCTGAAGTAACAGGAAGGGGAGGACCGCCTCCCGGTAGGGCAACATTCCGCAGATATTCCCTCCCAGAGTAATGGAGTTCCGCACTGTCCGGTCAGCTACGCCGTTGCAGCACATCGCCAGGAGCAGACAGGCTCCACCGTCGGAAACTTCATTCAACCGAAGAGCGCTGCCCCAGGCAAGCCGCTCTTGCGCCTGAGCCTGAGCCTGAGCCTGAGCCTGAGAAAAAGATGATCCGCCGGGTTCTCGTCGTGCCTGGGAGAGGGTTTTATAATCCAGCAGAATCTCTGCCCGGAGCTTGTTCTCCCGCGCCAGGGTGACAATTTCTGTCCCGCCTCCAAAATACGCCGCCCTGGCACCGGTTCGGCGGGCCTCCTGCAGAGCCTGAGCCACCTCTTCAACCGAGTCAGGTCGAAGGAACGTCACATCAAAGGGTATCATCTGCTTCGCTACCTTTCAGAAGTCCCCAGAGATACTCCGGGGTCAGGGGCAAGCGGTCCACCTGTCTTCCCACGGCCCGGGACAGGGCCGACGAAATCGCGCCGGGGACACCAATAATCCCCTGTTCTCCCAACCCCCGGGCACCAAAGGGACCGTCCCCTTGGGGTGTTTCCACAAAATCCACCACATACTGCGGGTGCTCACCAAAACGAAGCGCTTTGTAATCCCGCAGCGTTCCGTTTATCACCCGTTCCCGCTGATCAAAGCGAAAAGACTCGCGGGTTGCGTAGCCTATACCCATGGCCATGGCGCCAACCACCTGGCCCCGGGCAATCACAGGGTTTATTACCCGCCCCACATCCATGGAACAGACGCTTTTCAG comes from the Alkalispirochaeta americana genome and includes:
- a CDS encoding Hsp20/alpha crystallin family protein, with the protein product MHNRDYLDLGQLFDHIFEATEEFANTFGDLGFDFRKSAEHRNYYSLYSFPPANIYMMPDKTIVFEFALAGYRDTQVSLEFSGDYMVLSAAEPEACANADQVIFFHRRLKLKEIPPQKYYVPEDKFDREQAKAVFRNGILKVTVPSREEVRNPGGMKIKIVSDED
- a CDS encoding DUF2797 domain-containing protein, yielding MEATGIAVKMPVRIESGQVAYEMRLEDPRSGVGTSPAAVRTLPISTFLGKPLRLEHRGEYACVRCGTALKKVFGEGFCYPCFRNAPEAAECIVKPELCEAHLGRGRDVQWEEDHHNQPHAVYFARSSALKVGVTRLTQVPVRWIDQGASWAVVIARVPYRQLAGRIEVAMKALYTDRTAWQRMLKDETPADPVDLAVELQRVRELLADCEPELTEYLVQPGQAEPLTISYPVIAPPEKVKSVNLAKTPLVESILQGIRGQYLIFEGGAVLNVRRHSGFRLRISVLGG
- a CDS encoding Cof-type HAD-IIB family hydrolase produces the protein MYRLIATDIDDTLLAPDGSFPEVNRLALARLHRQGVAVVLSSGRATVSMRPFAEKIGPADDTEYLISFNGARVSTVKSDTVLFQHLLSQEAVRIVMEYARKESLLVHGYRDESFLTEQDHPRSARYARDTGMNCLQTPDMAADLPLGSPKLLVIGDPRELPRHRDELIKRSRGLFDGVFSKPEYLEIMAPGVSKGKALHELAGHLKIPLEETIALGDSLNDLEMIATAGLGIAVANARDELKGVADLVLAQTASEGAVAEVARRFWSITA
- a CDS encoding cyclic nucleotide-binding domain-containing protein, whose amino-acid sequence is MNYPFCTVDTTTLHGPKVTVSTSFLRDRALLLLAGQAFFTGLSFGLLFNVAYTLLVVEFGSAGLRTVYVLVGVTVPFFTIGFNALEGKLHLARTSLIVTALFTVLFFLAYFALLFLNLSWVIYALMVMNTMGTLYLMMLRGSQAVEIYDARTIKNRYPKITGGEILAVVLAGIMVGPLTTLTGSLERLLIVGGVSMTGAFLMVLMVVGEYIGPAEARHHAHRHEQSRRKSDHGVRAFLAILGKRYTLLVFGYQMITSMISLLVQYIVYSQAQRFFLTQSEMSQFIGLAKSGTTAVSFLFLSFAAGRLLIRFGMPLGLAGSPAGVSVMLVAALVAGLVEGTPGRWFFILVVVSQFVDYAMYSGFVKTSIQSAFQPLPPKERDIVHTFAQGIGIPVSYGLAGLLLVSFARMTRYTPTVAAYLTLIVTGLCGVVGFFLYRAYSAQLRKTLSRRNIGEMELNLEDASTMQVVDRLLEAQDPWILRSGLDLLEKAAHPSYTDRIRDLLERPLQTEARRDLLERIERAKPAWGKDAAERAVLQSDDTSLRSAGIRALCATVDEPASSVSEYLESPSPEIRSAAVSGLFLYGGINGILQAGNVFNSMLGSSDIQERVEAASILERTGIRNFYHPLIGLLKDPSESVVTASLKAAGMVCHPALIPEVLPWIDPVSTRAEAISALVRFEGDLLPWLKRCLEGDPEIPFPRSIRMIRLCARISDPRVGTLLEEALMTRSNGEMAATVQSALSQRGYRAVSPETRKRVLERILENSEKAARILVATHLLEALHQEIRPLISALQDQYRRQEDRIFTLCTLLYNPDEIMGARGKIMEGTAKQKALASEMLDVLLEPEIKRHVIAVIENTETGDIPLLRELFGLSVIDGHGQIQEILTQNDLWPEQWLRTCAEYAAAVTGIAGHTLEESMLTTIERVMTLKAADIFSTIPDAVLAHIASIGEDVDAPPKETFIKKGEMGDCMYIIREGRVSVHDETRSFAELGPGQVVGEMAVLDPEPRSASVTALEETSLLKIEKDAFDSVMADHPGIARGVIHVLCNRLRNSLKK
- a CDS encoding (2Fe-2S)-binding protein, whose protein sequence is MKIFQGLTELVLLINGENRKVAVRPGDTLLHTLRRGLGLTGTKRGCENGDCGACTVQVAGVPIKSCYTLTVDVAGTAITTIEGLQGTPVQRAFEQAEGFQCGYCTSGFIVNGDAFLRRWPGVAPGIERQVWLQSNICRCTGYETIEKAMDRSRQYPPK
- a CDS encoding FAD binding domain-containing protein; protein product: MIPFDVTFLRPDSVEEVAQALQEARRTGARAAYFGGGTEIVTLARENKLRAEILLDYKTLSQARREPGGSSFSQAQAQAQAQAQERLAWGSALRLNEVSDGGACLLLAMCCNGVADRTVRNSITLGGNICGMLPYREAVLPFLLLQGELESLAEPGSLTWSSVEERFSKRLKLEEGELALSFSLESALVAGLESDGVIHLENAPGRVTALARGDRGGWFYERRTTGGPVDYPLSTLVLVQLDGRYRLALTGVFGYPLRAFRAEEVLNSGFSGDFASPTEADRLQRAGAALDAEGLKYKADLRGARDYRRSVALQGLAAGMEALA